The region TTTGTCGGCGTCCAAAATAGCCACAAGCGCGACTTCGGGCATATCCAGTCCTTCTCTTAAAAGGTTAATACCTACCAAAACATCAAAATCGCCCTTTCTTAATGCGCTTATTATTTCTATACGCTCCAAAGTATCTATTTCGCTGTGCAGATAACGCGCCTTGATTCCAAAATTAATAAGATAATCGGTCAAGTTTTCGGCTGTCTTTTTGGTAAGCGTAGTAACAAGCACTCTATAATTTTTTGCAATTGTTTTTTTGATCTCGGTGATAAGGTCGTCAATTTGACCTTTTATCGGTCTTACTTCAATTTCAGGATCTACCAGTCCTGTCGGTCTTATAAGCTGTTCTACTACCTGATCTGCTATGCTCAATTCATATTCAGCCGGTGTTGCCGAAATATATATCACTTGACCTATGCGGTCATTAAATTCTTTAAAGTTAAGCGGTCTGTTATCATAAGCAGAAGGCAGTCTAAACCCGTATTCTACAAGATTGGTCTTTCTTGCAATATCGCCATGATACATCCCTCTTATCTGCGGAACTGACATATGCGATTCGTCGATAAATAAAATAAAATCTTTAGGAAAGTAATCAAGCAATGTAAAAGGCGGCTGCCCGGGATTGCGCCCGTCAAAATACCTCGAATAGTTTTCAATACCGTTGCAATAGCCCATTTCTCTCAGCATTTCGAGGTCATAATTTACCCTTTCTTTTATTCTTTGAGCTTCTATCAGCTTGCCTTTTTGTTTGAATGCCTCTTCCTGTATTTCCTTGTCTCGCTCTATTCTTCTTAAAGCGTCTTCTAACTTTTGCTGTTCAACGGCATAATGCGATGCAGGAAAAATCGCCACGTGCTTCAATTCTGCCAAGACCTTGCCAGTCAAGCCTTCTATTTCATAGATTTTATCGATCTCCGAACCAAAAAACTCAACTCTGATCGCGGTTTCCGAAGCACTGGCAGGGAAAATATCAACTGTATCTCCGCGTACTCTAAAATTAGTACGCACAAATTCCATATCGTTACGTTTATAATTGATGTCAATTAATCTTCTTATTAATTTATCTCTGTCTAACTTGTCGCCGGGGCGCAATGAGATAGACAGATTATAATATTCTTCAGGCGCACCCAAACCATATATACACGAAACAGACGCGACTACAATTGTATCCCGTCTTTCATACAATGAACATGTCGCAGAGTGTCTTAACTTATCAATCTCGTCATTAATTGACATATCCTTTTCAATATAAGTGTCTGATGAAGGGATATATGCTTCCGGTTGATAATAATCATAATAGCTTACAAAAAATTCAACACGGTTTTTTGGGAAGAACTCTCTCAGCTCATTGCATAGCTGCGCAGCCAAGATTTTGTTATGAGCAATGACAAGTGCTGGACGATTGAGATTGGCGATGATATTAGCCATAGTAAAAGTTTTGCCGCTGCCCGTAACCCCTAACAA is a window of Clostridia bacterium DNA encoding:
- the uvrB gene encoding excinuclease ABC subunit UvrB is translated as MEQHRFELVSKFSPTGDQPAAIRKLTEGIENGLKSQVLLGVTGSGKTFTMANIIANLNRPALVIAHNKILAAQLCNELREFFPKNRVEFFVSYYDYYQPEAYIPSSDTYIEKDMSINDEIDKLRHSATCSLYERRDTIVVASVSCIYGLGAPEEYYNLSISLRPGDKLDRDKLIRRLIDINYKRNDMEFVRTNFRVRGDTVDIFPASASETAIRVEFFGSEIDKIYEIEGLTGKVLAELKHVAIFPASHYAVEQQKLEDALRRIERDKEIQEEAFKQKGKLIEAQRIKERVNYDLEMLREMGYCNGIENYSRYFDGRNPGQPPFTLLDYFPKDFILFIDESHMSVPQIRGMYHGDIARKTNLVEYGFRLPSAYDNRPLNFKEFNDRIGQVIYISATPAEYELSIADQVVEQLIRPTGLVDPEIEVRPIKGQIDDLITEIKKTIAKNYRVLVTTLTKKTAENLTDYLINFGIKARYLHSEIDTLERIEIISALRKGDFDVLVGINLLREGLDMPEVALVAILDADKEGFLRSDRSIIQTVGRAARNAEGRVILYADNITDSMKRAMDETARRRKKQIEYNQEHHITPKTIIKEITNTLEITKKADPTANIKTEDIPKELEKLKVMMDLASKNLDFEQAILIRDEIAKLRKRLRK